A stretch of the Dioscorea cayenensis subsp. rotundata cultivar TDr96_F1 chromosome 4, TDr96_F1_v2_PseudoChromosome.rev07_lg8_w22 25.fasta, whole genome shotgun sequence genome encodes the following:
- the LOC120258926 gene encoding dentin sialophosphoprotein-like — MYNGIGLQTARGSGTNGYVQSNKFFIKAKANSVSLQPPSASIADPGAKKANKEILEHDRKRRIELRLVVLEETLADQGYTQAEIAEKLRETRAALETAPLDNPPEKRISDTQTHQIAARKEKQLETFRAALGIKLGDESPKPDTEEQRHQDKAQGLETEESGGEKDREQTKLTDGKQDHGDRERENSKNARATEEHKSKDDLHDKKNREKKANEVEHKKMETKKGRYKDVSASDSSGEDVKNDKMKPLRNTRGLDSRYDTDIRSSKKSSKVSEKDKISSYLDSNEDSDSSSESGGERTRKSRKVAKQRKYDSDSGTDGDNKRKRGNVKERPSSWRRYDHDKSDSGHDSGRENTRKSNKYVKQRRRYDNESKIDEDAKKKKGHARELPSRRRHDSDSDFSMDETRKSRKVVKKQRRYDSSSSETDEDDGRKKAHVNETSRKRRHDSGDSDSDSDDSGIGKGRTSKHYNDKRNKNDSETVQEKRITNNKKILEKSRRHDSEDSSSGADDSESHSSDSISDGDSSDASDSSGYKRMDAKNGKRLKSIVEKDMSSGISRRDDQRTSKITNEDRNRDHSSLLKKSEKNRHVEMKNDRKEVGDKENQAAQGKWKIDDGRDDLPVLESRNSGLGKSEKMKESVEAKKDRYNRDHRSHHERRDNQKRDDYKYHGNSQKHYDEDDYGRRHKSMDDRSRDDRSHTDPKRRKLESSRQYARSNRYDSDSGEDLKSHRQR; from the exons ATGTACAACGGCATCGGCTTGCAAACTGCTCGGGGATCGGGCACCAATGGCTACGTGCAATCCAACAAGTTCTTCATCAAGGCGAAGGCAAACTCCGTCTCCCTCCAGCCTCCCTCCGCCTCCATCGCTGATCCTGGCGCCAAGAAGGCTAACAAGGAGATCCTTGAGCACGATCGCAAGCGCCGCATCGAGCTCCGCCTCGTCGTCCTTGAGGAAACCCTTGCTGATCAGGGATACACCCAAGCTGAGATCGCTGAGAAGCTCCGGGAAACTCGCGCCGCCCTCGAGACTGCCCCTCTTGATAACCCTCCTGAGAAGAG GATCTCAGATACACAGACCCATCAAATTGCTGCACGGAAAGAAAAACAGCTTGAAACTTTCAGAGCTGCCCTTGGGATCAAACTTGGTGATGAATCCCCCAAGCCTGACACTGAAGAGCAAAGGCATCAGGACAAAGCCCAAGGCTTAGAAACTGAAGAAAGTGGTGGTGAGAAAGACAGAGAACAGACGAAATTAACTGATGGTAAACAAGACCATGGTGACAGAGAGAGGGAGAATAGCAAGAACGCAAGAGCAACAGAAGAACACAAAAGTAAGGATGATTTGCATGACAAGAAGAACCGGGAAAAGAAAGCGAATGAAGTTGAACACAAGAAGATGGAAACTAAAAAAGGAAGATACAAGGATGTTTCTGCCTCTGATAGTAGCGGAGAAGATGTTAAAAATGACAAGATGAAACCACTCCGAAATACTCGGGGGCTTGATTCCCGTTATGACACTGATATTAGGAGCAGCAAGAAGAGCTCAAAAGTTTCTGAGAAGGATAAAATCTCCAGTTACCTTGATAGTAATGAGGATTCTGACTCCAGCAGTGAGTCTGGTGGGGAAAGGACTAGAAAATCAAGGAAGGTTGCGAAGCAAAGGAAATATGACAGTGATTCAGGAACAGATGGAGACAATAAAAGAAAGAGAGGCAATGTGAAGGAGAGACCATCTAGCTGGAGAAGGTATGATCATGATAAATCTGATTCTGGCCATGACTCAGGCAGGGAAAATACTAGAAAATCAAACAAGTATGTTAAGCAACGAAGAAGGTATGACAATGAGTCTAAAATAGATGAAGATGCTAAGAAGAAAAAGGGTCATGCCAGAGAGCTACCTTCTAGGAGGAGGCATGATTCCGATAGTGATTTTAGCATGGATGAGACCAGAAAATCAAGGAAGGTTGTCAAAAAACAAAGGAGATATGATAGTAGTAGTTCTGAAACAGATGAAGATGATGGAAGGAAGAAAGCCCATGTCAATGAAACTTCTAGGAAGAGAAGGCATGATTCTGGTGATTCAGATTCTGATAGTGATGATTCAGGAATTGGCAAAGGGAGAACAAGTAAACATTACAATGACAAAAGGAACAAAAATGACTCTGAAACTGTCCAGGAAAAGAGAATcacaaataataagaaaatactGGAGAAGTCAAGACGGCATGATTCTGAAGATTCAAGTTCTGGTGCTGATGATAGTGAAAGTCATAGTTCAGATTCTATTAGTGATGGTGATTCTAGTGATGCTAGTGATTCTAGTGGCTATAAGAGGATGGATGCTAAAAATGGCAAGAGGTTGAAGTCTATTGTGGAAAAAGATATGAGTTCTGGAATCAGCAGAAGGGATGATCAGAGGACAAGCAAGATTACTAATGAAGATAGGAATAGAGATCACTCAAGTCTATTGAAGAAAAGTGAGAAGAATCGTCATGTTGAAATGAAGAATGATAGGAAGGAAGTTGGTGATAAGGAGAATCAAGCCGCACAGGGAAAGTGGAAAATTGATGATGGTCGTGATGATCTACCAGTTTTGGAGTCAAGAAATTCTGGCCTTGGAAAATCAGAGAAAATGAAAGAGAGCGTGGAGGCCAAGAAAGACAGATATAATAGAGATCATAGGTCTCATCATGAAAGGCGAGATAACCAGAAGAGAGATGATTACAAATATCATGGAAACTCTCAAAAACattatgatgaagatgattatgGCCGAAGACACAAGAGTATGGATGACAGGAGTAGGGATGACAGGAGCCACACCGATCCCAAACGGAGAAAACTTGAGAGTTCTAGACAGTATGCAAGGAGTAACAGATATGACAGTGACTCTGGTGAAGATTTAAAGTCACACAGGCAACGTTGA
- the LOC120258521 gene encoding LOW QUALITY PROTEIN: CMP-sialic acid transporter 3-like (The sequence of the model RefSeq protein was modified relative to this genomic sequence to represent the inferred CDS: inserted 2 bases in 1 codon), translating into MMKNGMMECSVCHSKLLSPSTKAISRAYDRHXESKVSSKQRALNVLLVVGDCVLVGLQPILVYMSKVDGRFMFSPISVNFLTEAAKVIFAIVMLLLQARRQKVGEKPLLSLSTFVQAARSNVLLAVPALLYAINNYLKFIMQLYFNPATVKMLSNLKVLVIALLLKMIMKRRFSVIQWEALALLLIGISVNQLKSLPEGTTALGLPVSTGAYIYTLIFVTVPSMASVFNEYALKSQFETSIYLQNLFLYGYGAFFNFLGIVITAIIKGPGSFNILEGHSRATMFLICNNAAQGILSSFFFKYADTILKKYSSTVATIFTGIASAALFGHTLTVNFMLGISIVFISMHQFFSPLAKVKDETPNGSLEMESQNTRSKEASSFINIAAGATEEASHRIGPDERQPLLPT; encoded by the exons ATGATGAAGAACGGGATGATGGAGTGCAGTGTTTGCCACTCCAAATTGCTTTCTCCTTCGACGAAGGCGATCTCGAGGGCGTATGATAGGCA AGAGAGCAAGGTGTCGTCGAAGCAGCGAGCGCTCAATGTCTTATTGGTTGTTGGTGATTGCGTCTTGGTTGGTCTTCAG CCAATTTTAGTTTACATGTCTAAGGTAGATGGGCGCTTTATGTTTAGTCCCATCAGTGTTAACTTTTTGACAGAGGCAGCAAAAGTTATCTTTGCCATCGTCATGCTATTATTGCAG GCAAGACGacaaaaagttggagaaaaaccACTTCTTTCACTTtctacttttgtgcag GCAGCTCGGAGTAATGTTCTTCTTGCTGTTCCAGCACTCTTGTATGCAATAAACAActatttaaaattcataatgcag CTATACTTTAACCCTGCTACTGTGAAAATGTTGAGCAATCTGAAG GTACTGGTGATTGCTCTCCTCTTAAAGATGATAATGAAAAGACGTTTTTCTGTAATTCAG TGGGAGGCTCTTGCACTTTTGCTTATTGGAATCAGTGTTAATCAACTTAAATCTCTGCCTGAGGGTACTACAGCACTTGGTCTTCCTGTTTCAACGGGTGCATACATTTACACGTTGATTTTC GTGACTGTGCCATCAATGGCCTCAGTTTTCAATGAGTATGCGTTAAAAAGCCAGTTTGAGACAAGCATCTATCTTCAG AACTTATTTTTGTATGGCTATGGtgcatttttcaattttcttggcATTGTTATAACTGCAATCATCAAAG GACCTGGTAGCTTTAACATCCTTGAAGGTCACTCCAGGGCCACAATGTTTCTGATTTGCAATAATGCTGCACAAGGcatattatcatcatttttctttaaatatgcTG AcacaattttgaagaaatattcaTCAACAGTGGCTACTATTTTTACTGGCATTGCATCTGCTGCATTATTCGGTCACACTCTGACAGTTAATTTTATGCTGGGCATCTCAATAGTGTTTATATCGATGCACCAG TTCTTCTCCCCACTTGCAAAAGTCAAAGATGAGACACCCAATGGATCACTAGAAATGGAGTCTCAAAATACAAG GTCAAAGGAAGCATCATCCTTCATTAATATAGCTGCTGGTGCTACTGAAGAG gCAAGTCATCGCATTGGACCTGATGAAAGACAACCCCTTCTCCCAACTTAA